The proteins below come from a single Balaenoptera acutorostrata chromosome 2, mBalAcu1.1, whole genome shotgun sequence genomic window:
- the FGFR4 gene encoding fibroblast growth factor receptor 4 isoform X3: MRLLLALLGVLLGAPGAPALSLEASEEAELEPCLAPSPEQQEQELTVALGQPVRLCCGWAERSGHWYKEGSRLAPAGRVRGWRGRLEIASFLPEDAGRYLCLTRGSMLVLHNVTLVVDDSMTSSNGDEDPKTHRGPSNEHIYPQQAPYWTHPQRMEKKLHAVPAGNTIKFRCPAAGNPTPTIRWLKDGQDFHGEHRIGGIRLRHQHWSLVMESVVPSDRGTYTCLVENSLGSIRYSYLLDVLERSPHRPILQAGLPANTTAVVGSDVELLCKVYSDAQPHIQWLKHIVVNGSSFGADGFPYVQVLKTADINSSEVEVLYLRNVSAEDAGEYTCLAGNSIGLSYQSAWLTVLTEEDLMWTATAPEGRYTDIILYTSGSLALMVLLLLAGLYRRQVLLGRHPRQPATVQKLSRFPLARQFSLESGSSAKSSSSLVRGVRLSSSGPPLLAGLVNLDLPLDPLWEFPRDRLVLGKPLGEGCFGQVVCAEAFGMDPIRPDQASTVAVKMLKDNASDKDLADLVSEMEVMKLIGRHKNIINLLGVCTQEGPLYVIVECAAKGNLREFLRARRPPGPDLSPDGPRSSEGPLSFPALVSCAYQVARGMQYLESRKCIHRDLAARNVLVTEDNVMKIADFGLARGIHHIDYYKKTSNGRLPVKWMAPEALFDRVYTHQSDVWSFGILLWEICTLGGSPYPGIPVEELFSLLREGHRMDRPPRCPPELYGLMRECWHAAPSQRPTFKQLVEALDKVLLAVSEEYLDLRLTFGPYSPAGGDASSTCSSSDSVFSHDPLPLGPSPFSFPGVQT; this comes from the exons ATGCGGCTGCTGTTGGCCCTGTTGGGGGTCCTGCTGGGGGCACCTGGGGCTCCAGCTTTGTCCCTTGAGGCCTCTGAGGAAGCGGAGCTGG AGCCCTGCCTGGCCCCCAGCCCGGAGCAGCAAGAGCAGGAGCTGACTGTGGCCCTTGGGCAGCCTGTGCGGTTATGCTGTGGGTGGGCCGAGCGCAGTGGCCACTGGTACAAGGAGGGCAGTCGCCTGGCACCTGCTGGCCGGGTACGAGGCTGGAGAGGCCGCTTGGAGATCGCCAGCTTCCTACCCGAAGACGCTGGCCGATACCTCTGCCTGACACGAGGCTCCATGCTTGTCCTGCACAATGTCACCTTGGTTGTGGATG ACTCCATGACCTCCAGCAATGGTGATGAGGACCCCAAGACCCACAGAGGCCCCTCGAATGAGCACATTTACCCCCAGCAAG CACCCTACTGGACACACCCCCAGCGCATGGAGAAGAAACTGCATGCAGTGCCTGCTGGGAACACCATCAAGTTCCGCTGTCCAGCTGCAGGCAACCCCACGCCCACCATCCGCTGGCTCAAGGATGGACAGGACTTCCATGGGGAGCATCGCATTGGAGGCATTCGG CTGCGCCACCAGCACTGGAGCCTGGTGATGGAAAGCGTGGTGCCCTCGGACCGTGGCACATACACCTGCCTTGTGGAGAACTCTTTGGGCAGCATCCGCTACAGCTATCTGCTGGACGTGCTGG agcggtccccgcaccggcCCATCCTGCAGGCGGGGCTCCCAGCCAACACCACAGCTGTGGTGGGCAGCGACGTGGAGCTGCTCTGCAAGGTGTACAGCGACGCCCAGCCCCACATCCAGTGGCTGAAGCACATTGTCGTCAATGGCAGCAGCTTCGGTGCCGATGGCTTCCCCTATGTGCAAGTCTTAAAG ACAGCAGACATCAATAGCTCGGAGGTGGAGGTCCTATACCTTCGGAATGTGTCTGCTGAGGATGCAGGCGAGTACACCTGCCTGGCGGGCAACTCCATCGGCCTTTCCTACCAGTCAGCCTGGCTCACGGTGCTGACAG AGGAGGATCTCATGTGGACGGCAACAGCGCCTGAGGGCAGGTACACGGACATCATCCTGTACACATCAGGCTCTCTGGCTTTGATGGTGCTCCTGCTTCTGGCCGGGCTGTATCGCAGGCAGGTGCTCCTCGGCCGGCACCCCCGGCAGCCTGCCACTGTGCAGAAATTGTCCCGCTTCCCTCTGGCCCGACAG TTCTCCCTGGAGTCAGGCTCCTCAGCCAAGTCAAGCTCGTCCCTGGTGCGGGGTGTCCGTCTCTCCTCCAGTGGCCCCCCCTTGCTTGCGGGCCTCGTGAATCTAGACCTACCTCTCGACCCACTGTGGGAGTTCCCCCGGGACAG GCTGGTCCTGGGAAAGCCCCTGGGCGAGGGCTGCTTCGGGCAGGTGGTGTGTGCAGAGGCCTTTGGTATGGACCCCATCCGGCCTGACCAAGCCAGCACTGTGGCCGTCAAGATGCTTAAAG ACAATGCCTCCGACAAGGATTTGGCAGACCTGGTCTCTGAGATGGAGGTGATGAAGCTGATTGGCCGACACAAGAACATTATCAACCTGCTGGGTGTCTGCACCCAggaag GGCCCCTGTACGTGATTGTGGAGTGTGCCGCCAAGGGAAACCTGCGGGAGTTCCTGCGAGCCCGCCGCCCCCCAGGCCCTGACCTCAGCCCTGACGGGCCTCGGAGCAGCGAGGGGCCACTCTCCTTCCCTGCGCTGGTCTCCTGCGCCTACCAGGTGGCCCGGGGCATGCAGTACCTGGAGTCGCGGAAG tgCATCCACCGGGATCTGGCTGCCCGCAACGTGCTGGTGACCGAGGACAATGTGATGAAGATCGCTGACTTTGGGCTGGCCCGCGGCATCCACCACATTGACTACTACAAGAAAACTAGCAAT GGCCGCCTGCCTGTCAAGTGGATGGCACCTGAGGCCTTGTTTGACAGAGTCTACACACACCAGAGTGACGT GTGGTCATTTGGGATCCTGCTGTGGGAGATCTGTACCCTCGGGGGCTCCCCGTACCCTGGCATCCCAGTGGAGGAGCTGTTCTCGCTGCTACGGGAGGGGCATCGGATGGACCGGCCCCCACGCTGCCCCCCAGAGCT GTACGGGCTGATGCGTGAGTGCTGGCACGCAGCACCCTCTCAGAGGCCCACTTTCAAGCAGCTGGTGGAGGCACTGGACAAGGTCCTGCTGGCCGTCTCTGAGGAG TACCTCGACCTCCGCCTAACCTTTGGACCCTACTCCCCTGCTGGCGGGGACGCCAGCAGCACCTGCTCCTCCAGCGACTCTGTCTTCAGCCACGACCCCCTGCCCCTGGGGCCcagccccttctccttccctgggGTGCAGACATGA
- the FGFR4 gene encoding fibroblast growth factor receptor 4 isoform X5, producing MRLLLALLGVLLGAPGAPALSLEASEEAELEPCLAPSPEQQEQELTVALGQPVRLCCGWAERSGHWYKEGSRLAPAGRVRGWRGRLEIASFLPEDAGRYLCLTRGSMLVLHNVTLVVDDSMTSSNGDEDPKTHRGPSNEHIYPQQAPYWTHPQRMEKKLHAVPAGNTIKFRCPAAGNPTPTIRWLKDGQDFHGEHRIGGIRLRHQHWSLVMESVVPSDRGTYTCLVENSLGSIRYSYLLDVLERSPHRPILQAGLPANTTAVVGSDVELLCKVYSDAQPHIQWLKHIVVNGSSFGADGFPYVQVLKTADINSSEVEVLYLRNVSAEDAGEYTCLAGNSIGLSYQSAWLTVLTEEDLMWTATAPEGRYTDIILYTSGSLALMVLLLLAGLYRRQVLLGRHPRQPATVQKLSRFPLARQFSLESGSSAKSSSSLVRGVRLSSSGPPLLAGLVNLDLPLDPLWEFPRDRLVLGKPLGEGCFGQVVCAEAFGMDPIRPDQASTVAVKMLKDNASDKDLADLVSEMEVMKLIGRHKNIINLLGVCTQEGPLYVIVECAAKGNLREFLRARRPPGPDLSPDGPRSSEGPLSFPALVSCAYQVARGMQYLESRKCIHRDLAARNVLVTEDNVMKIADFGLARGIHHIDYYKKTSNGRLPVKWMAPEALFDRVYTHQSDVYGLMRECWHAAPSQRPTFKQLVEALDKVLLAVSEEYLDLRLTFGPYSPAGGDASSTCSSSDSVFSHDPLPLGPSPFSFPGVQT from the exons ATGCGGCTGCTGTTGGCCCTGTTGGGGGTCCTGCTGGGGGCACCTGGGGCTCCAGCTTTGTCCCTTGAGGCCTCTGAGGAAGCGGAGCTGG AGCCCTGCCTGGCCCCCAGCCCGGAGCAGCAAGAGCAGGAGCTGACTGTGGCCCTTGGGCAGCCTGTGCGGTTATGCTGTGGGTGGGCCGAGCGCAGTGGCCACTGGTACAAGGAGGGCAGTCGCCTGGCACCTGCTGGCCGGGTACGAGGCTGGAGAGGCCGCTTGGAGATCGCCAGCTTCCTACCCGAAGACGCTGGCCGATACCTCTGCCTGACACGAGGCTCCATGCTTGTCCTGCACAATGTCACCTTGGTTGTGGATG ACTCCATGACCTCCAGCAATGGTGATGAGGACCCCAAGACCCACAGAGGCCCCTCGAATGAGCACATTTACCCCCAGCAAG CACCCTACTGGACACACCCCCAGCGCATGGAGAAGAAACTGCATGCAGTGCCTGCTGGGAACACCATCAAGTTCCGCTGTCCAGCTGCAGGCAACCCCACGCCCACCATCCGCTGGCTCAAGGATGGACAGGACTTCCATGGGGAGCATCGCATTGGAGGCATTCGG CTGCGCCACCAGCACTGGAGCCTGGTGATGGAAAGCGTGGTGCCCTCGGACCGTGGCACATACACCTGCCTTGTGGAGAACTCTTTGGGCAGCATCCGCTACAGCTATCTGCTGGACGTGCTGG agcggtccccgcaccggcCCATCCTGCAGGCGGGGCTCCCAGCCAACACCACAGCTGTGGTGGGCAGCGACGTGGAGCTGCTCTGCAAGGTGTACAGCGACGCCCAGCCCCACATCCAGTGGCTGAAGCACATTGTCGTCAATGGCAGCAGCTTCGGTGCCGATGGCTTCCCCTATGTGCAAGTCTTAAAG ACAGCAGACATCAATAGCTCGGAGGTGGAGGTCCTATACCTTCGGAATGTGTCTGCTGAGGATGCAGGCGAGTACACCTGCCTGGCGGGCAACTCCATCGGCCTTTCCTACCAGTCAGCCTGGCTCACGGTGCTGACAG AGGAGGATCTCATGTGGACGGCAACAGCGCCTGAGGGCAGGTACACGGACATCATCCTGTACACATCAGGCTCTCTGGCTTTGATGGTGCTCCTGCTTCTGGCCGGGCTGTATCGCAGGCAGGTGCTCCTCGGCCGGCACCCCCGGCAGCCTGCCACTGTGCAGAAATTGTCCCGCTTCCCTCTGGCCCGACAG TTCTCCCTGGAGTCAGGCTCCTCAGCCAAGTCAAGCTCGTCCCTGGTGCGGGGTGTCCGTCTCTCCTCCAGTGGCCCCCCCTTGCTTGCGGGCCTCGTGAATCTAGACCTACCTCTCGACCCACTGTGGGAGTTCCCCCGGGACAG GCTGGTCCTGGGAAAGCCCCTGGGCGAGGGCTGCTTCGGGCAGGTGGTGTGTGCAGAGGCCTTTGGTATGGACCCCATCCGGCCTGACCAAGCCAGCACTGTGGCCGTCAAGATGCTTAAAG ACAATGCCTCCGACAAGGATTTGGCAGACCTGGTCTCTGAGATGGAGGTGATGAAGCTGATTGGCCGACACAAGAACATTATCAACCTGCTGGGTGTCTGCACCCAggaag GGCCCCTGTACGTGATTGTGGAGTGTGCCGCCAAGGGAAACCTGCGGGAGTTCCTGCGAGCCCGCCGCCCCCCAGGCCCTGACCTCAGCCCTGACGGGCCTCGGAGCAGCGAGGGGCCACTCTCCTTCCCTGCGCTGGTCTCCTGCGCCTACCAGGTGGCCCGGGGCATGCAGTACCTGGAGTCGCGGAAG tgCATCCACCGGGATCTGGCTGCCCGCAACGTGCTGGTGACCGAGGACAATGTGATGAAGATCGCTGACTTTGGGCTGGCCCGCGGCATCCACCACATTGACTACTACAAGAAAACTAGCAAT GGCCGCCTGCCTGTCAAGTGGATGGCACCTGAGGCCTTGTTTGACAGAGTCTACACACACCAGAGTGACGT GTACGGGCTGATGCGTGAGTGCTGGCACGCAGCACCCTCTCAGAGGCCCACTTTCAAGCAGCTGGTGGAGGCACTGGACAAGGTCCTGCTGGCCGTCTCTGAGGAG TACCTCGACCTCCGCCTAACCTTTGGACCCTACTCCCCTGCTGGCGGGGACGCCAGCAGCACCTGCTCCTCCAGCGACTCTGTCTTCAGCCACGACCCCCTGCCCCTGGGGCCcagccccttctccttccctgggGTGCAGACATGA